The following coding sequences lie in one Arachis ipaensis cultivar K30076 chromosome B05, Araip1.1, whole genome shotgun sequence genomic window:
- the LOC107642314 gene encoding mitochondrial carnitine/acylcarnitine carrier-like protein: protein MGDVAKDLTAGTIGGAAQLICGHPFDTIKVKLQSQPTPLPGQVPKYAGAIDAVKQTIAAEGPRGLYKGMGAPLATVAAFNAVLFSVRGQLEALLRSEPGAPLTVNQQIVCGAGAGVAVSVLACPTELVKCRLQAQSALAGSGVATLAVKYGGPMDVARQVLRSEGGVKGLFKGLVPTMAREIPGNAAMFGVYEATKQLLAGGRDTSGLGRGSLVVAGGLAGASFWFMVYPTDVVKSVIQVDDYKNPKFSGTIDAFRKIRSTEGVKGLYKGFGPAMARSVPANAACFLAYEMTRSALG, encoded by the exons ATGGGAGACGTGGCTAAGGACCTAACAGCAGGAACTATTGGAGGGGCAGCACAATTGATATGTGGCCACCCCTTTGACACTATCAAGGTCAAGCTCCAAAGCCAGCCTACACCACTCCCTGGCCAGGTTCCCAAGTATGCTGGTGCAATTGATGCTGTGAAGCAGACAATAGCAGCCGAAGGACCAAGGGGTTTGTACAAAGGTATGGGAGCCCCGCTTGCTACCGTAGCTGCCTTCAACGCTGTCCTGTTTTCAGTAAGGGGACAACTGGAGGCATTATTGAGGTCCGAACCTGGTGCTCCTCTCACAGTAAACCAGCAGATTGTTTGTGGCGCCGGAGCCGGAGTTGCGGTTTCTGTTCTAGCTTGCCCCACTGAATTGGTCAAATGCAG GTTGCAAGCACAAAGTGCTCTTGCTGGTTCTGGAGTTGCTACCCTGGCCGTGAAATATGGAGGACCTATGGATGTGGCCAGACAAGTTCTTCGGTCAGAAGGAGGCGTAAAAGGTCTTTTCAAGGGCTTGGTTCCTACAATGGCGCGTGAAATACCTGGAAATGCTGCAATGTTTGGAGTATATGAAGCAACTAAGCAATTACTCGCAGGAGGACGTGATACCTCTGGACTAGGTAGAGGTTCTCTGGTGGTTGCTGGAGGCTTGGCTGGAGCTTCCTTCTGGTTCATGGTATACCCAACCGACGTTGTTAAGAGTGTGATTCAAGTAGATGATTACAAAAATCCAAAGTTTTCTGGTACAATTGATGCTTTCAGAAAGATTCGCTCCACCGAAGGAGTCAAAGGACTGTATAAGGGTTTTGGTCCGGCGATGGCCCGAAGTGTTCCTGCAAATGCAGCTTGTTTCTTGGCATATGAGATGACACGATCAGCTCTAGGATGA
- the LOC107639913 gene encoding uncharacterized protein LOC107639913, giving the protein MEDTKTKLPSHESTIPLIARLDHLEFIMKYLERKQRSGNNNNNNSNVNVSAEKQSGELRKKDAFFKGTLLDRVASLEHRLYQLCMEMDSSGSSYPLSITSTQDSGESSSSQESKGEICYSFPTFNNLPNHGHKAMPHNHTRTLLELQEQCEGIKNPKKNSSKQQVVKNNKAKKKEKKGTVSVAKKRNPPISWPHLKLLGC; this is encoded by the exons ATGGAAGACACAAAGACAAAACTACCCTCACATGAATCCACCATCCCTCTCATTGCTAGGTTGGATCATCTTGAATTCATT ATGAAATATTTGGAAAGAAAGCAAAGAAgtggaaacaataataacaataatagtaaTGTTAATGTTAGTGCTGAGAAACAATCTGGGGAATTGAGAAAGAAAGATGCATTTTTCAAAGGAACATTGCTGGATAGGGTGGCCTCTCTTGAACACAGACTTTATCAG CTTTGCATGGAAATGGATTCAAGTGGCAGCTCTTATCCTTTGTCCATAACTTCAACACAAGATTCTGGAGAATCTTCTTCAAGCCAGGAATCCAAAGGAGAAATATGTTACTCATTTCCAACCTTCAACAATCTCCCAAATCATGGACACAAAGCCATGCCTCACAACCACACTAGGACACTTCTTGAATTGCAG GAACAATGTGAGGGCATTAAGAATCCAAAGAAAAATTCAAGCAAGCAGCAGGTGGTGAAAAATAATAAagcaaagaagaaggaaaagaaaggcACTGTCTCTGTGGCAAAGAAACGGAATCCACCAATTAGTTGGCCACATTTAAAGCTATTAGGCTGCTAA
- the LOC110262891 gene encoding protein MAIN-LIKE 1-like: protein MEEQLLGYEGEMYRLDHAEHITDRLDRVAPRILRTRRNLMIRPPKQIRPYLRRAEFEYAAYMVEFEHDWLLASALIERWRLESHTFHLPCREMTITLQDVAYQLGLKIDGDLVSGCIGGWEQHHQGRTIEELCEQILGVVPDSDDRQSQTKWTVKLTWFHNTVCGEMEQDATEERLMRYTREYIM from the exons ATGGAGGAGCAGTTATTAGGTTATGAAGGTGAGATGTACCGATTGGATCACGCAGAGCACATTACTGACAGGCTTGATCGAGTG gcGCCTCGGATCTTGcgcaccaggaggaatttgatgaTACGGCCGCCGAAGCAGATTAGGCCATATCTTAGACGAGCCGAATTTGAGTATGCGGCCTATATGGTCGAGTTTGAGCACGATTGGTTGCTTGCCTCGGCTTTGATAGAGAGGTGGAGGCTTGAGTCCCACACATTTCATCTACCGTGCAGGGAGATGACTATCACCCTGCAGGACGTGGCCTATCAGCTGGGACTCAAGATCGACGGTGATCTTGTGAGTGGATGCATTGGTGGGTGGGAGCAGCACCATCAGGGACGCACCATCGAAGAGTTATGTGAGCAGATTTTGGGTGTTGTTCCCGACTCAGACGACAGACAGTCACAGACGAAGTGGACTGTGAAGCTCACTTGGTTCCACAACACAGTTTGTGGAGAGATGGAGCAGGATGCCACAGAAGAGCGCCTCATGAGGTACACGAGAGAGTACATCATGTAG
- the LOC107642315 gene encoding abscisic acid receptor PYR1 (The sequence of the model RefSeq protein was modified relative to this genomic sequence to represent the inferred CDS: added 40 bases not found in genome assembly) has product MEKGEGSASSAAAGGENSTDKNPTRHNLTLPSGLTVDEFESLKHSISDHHTYLLGPGQCSSLLAQRIHAPPSVVWSIVRRFDKPQTYKHFIKSCAVKEPFHMAVGCTRDVNVISGLPAATSTERLDLLDDDKHVTGFSIIGGEHRLRNYRSVTTVHGFEDRDGGGGGGKIYSVVLESYIVDVPDGNTEEDTRLFADTVVKLNLQKLASVTEGMNRDGDG; this is encoded by the exons ATGGAGAAAGGTGAGGGCAGCG GAACCCGACCCGCCACAACCTCACCCTCCCCTCAGGACTCACAGTTGACGAATTCGAATCCCTAAAGCACTCCATCTCCGACCACCACACGTACCTACTCGGACCAGGCCAATGCTCCTCCCTCCTCGCGCAGCGCATCCACGCGCCGCCCTCCGTCGTCTGGTCCATCGTTCGCCGCTTCGACAAGCCCCAAACTTACAAGCACTTCATCAAGAGCTGCGCCGTCAAGGAACCCTTCCACATGGCCGTCGGTTGCACCCGCGACGTCAATGTCATCTCCGGCCTCCCAGCCGCCACCTCCACCGAGCGCCTCGACCTCCTCGACGACGACAAACACGTCACTGGCTTCAGCATCATCGGCGGTGAGCACAGACTCCGCAATTACCGCTCCGTCACCACCGTCCACGGCTTCGAGGATCGCGATGGCGGCGGAGGAGGAGGGAAGATCTATTCCGTTGTTCTTGAATCGTACATCGTTGACGTGCCGGATGGGAACACCGAGGAGGACACTCGTCTCTTTGCGGACACCGTCGTGAAGCTCAACCTCCAGAAACTCGCGTCTGTCACCGAAGGCATGAACCGTGACGGCGACGGTTAA
- the LOC107642316 gene encoding protein HAIKU1, translating to MDNSKNRLNDSLGVNKIGKNIRKSPLHQPNFGNNAARQQPQPQVYNISKNDFRDIVQQLTGSPSQEPPLRPPPNNPPKPQSMRLQKIRPPPLGPIARPRHSPPMSAPTAPPPIPYSSAMPRPPQFGQPSRSPLPPFTPVDIWTNTAESPISAYMRYLQTSIMDPGPRGNQVHPQPYRHPQLPPLPQPQVSGNGRPPPPSSGLLPNPPMPVVPSPRLNGPVPPKNATNPPVPSFPSSHPQANGPPLLPSPTAQFLLPSPTGFLNLLSPPPRSPYLPLSPGIQFPSPLTPNFPFSPMAQSGILGPGPQPPPSPGFMYPLSPSGFFPIASPRWRDY from the coding sequence ATGGATAACTCCAAAAACAGGCTTAATGATAGTTTGGGTGTGAATAAGATTGGGAAAAATATAAGAAAGAGCCCTTTACACCAGCCCAATTTTGGAAATAATGCTGCTAGACAACAGCCACAGCCTCAGGTTTACAACATAAGCAAGAATGATTTTCGCGACATTGTTCAGCAGCTTACTGGATCGCCATCACAAGAACCTCCACTTAGACCTCCACCAAACAATCCACCAAAACCGCAGAGTATGCGACTGCAGAAAATTAGGCCTCCCCCATTAGGACCAATTGCTCGGCCTCGCCACTCTCCACCAATGTCAGCTCCCACAGCCCCTCCTCCAATTCCTTATAGTAGTGCCATGCCTAGACCACCTCAGTTTGGACAGCCGTCACGCTCCCCTTTGCCACCATTTACACCAGTTGATATATGGACTAACACAGCTGAGTCTCCTATCTCAGCTTACATGCGTTACCTTCAAACTTCAATAATGGATCCAGGTCCAAGGGGTAATCAAGTTCACCCTCAACCGTATCGACACCCACAACTGCCTCCACTCCCTCAACCACAAGTATCGGGAAATGGTCGGCCTCCACCACCTTCATCCGGTTTGCTTCCTAATCCTCCCATGCCAGTGGTTCCTTCTCCAAGATTAAATGGTCCTGTTCCACCAAAAAATGCCACTAACCCTCCAGTGCCTAGCTTTCCTTCTTCacatccacaagcaaatggacCTCCGCTTCTACCTTCTCCAACCGCACAATTCCTCCTGCCTTCTCCAACTGGTTTCCTAAATTTGCTATCACCTCCCCCTCGGTCTCCTTATCTACCTCTGTCGCCCGGAATTCAGTTTCCATCTCCTCTTACACCCAATTTTCCTTTCTCACCAATGGCACAATCTGGGATTTTAGGTCCTGGTCCTCAACCTCCACCTTCTCCAGGTTTTATGTATCCGTTATCTCCTTCAGGATTTTTCCCCATTGCAAGTCCTAGGTGGAGAGATTACTAG